A genome region from Hevea brasiliensis isolate MT/VB/25A 57/8 chromosome 9, ASM3005281v1, whole genome shotgun sequence includes the following:
- the LOC110632920 gene encoding uncharacterized protein LOC110632920, whose protein sequence is MSSGWILHHLLLLRTSRRSLFSSTFCTTQRLISFFTHNFKTRQFQNPHYHSPSRLRSFSREGPFSAVYHYPSFSSRLLNTSSTQSNDQENGTEENPLQYETTEEGETDGWEEEEEVEPQAGDGGDGGGVVLQGVPWGEQVLSIAREVLLQFADDLELYAFKTTHRGYVYVRLDKLSNEYGCPSMEELESYCQEYKKRLEEAGKLGQIPDDLALEVSSPGAERILKVPDDLCRFKEMPMRVCYAEGAESIGPEKDGIFFLESIETESENCVWKLADVRENRDPESKGRPLSRKRRDWRLKLPFKMHRQITLYLEF, encoded by the exons ATGAGCTCCGGTTGGATTCttcaccatcttcttcttctacgGACTTCTCGCAGGTCGCTCTTCTCTTCTACTTTTTGCACCACCCAAAGACTCATCTCTTTCTTTACCCACAATTTCAAAACCCGGCAATTTCAGAATCCTCATTATCATTCTCCTTCTCGTTTGCGTAGTTTCTCTCGAGAAGGACCCTTCTCTGCTGTATACCATTATCCGTCTTTCTCTTCTCGGCTCTTGAACACCAGCTCTACCCAGAGTAATGATCAAGAGAATGGCACCGAAGAAAACCCACTTCAAT ATGAAACAACTGAAGAGGGAGAAACAGATGGATGGGAagaagaggaggaagtagagcctCAA GCTGGTGATGGTGGGGATGGCGGTGGAGTCGTGTTGCAAGGCGTCCCATGGGGTGAACAGGTTCTCTCTATTGCCCGTGAGGTCTTGTTGCAGTTTGCTGATGACCTGGAACTCTATGCTTTCAAGACTACTCATCGAGGATATGTTTATGTGAGACTGGATAAGCTGTCAAATGA ATATGGGTGTCCGAGCATGGAGGAGCTCGAAAGCTACTGTCAAGAATACAAGAAAAGATTGGAGGAAGCTGGAAAACTTGGACAAATTCCTGATGATTTGGCCCTTGAG GTATCATCTCCTGGCGCAGAGAGAATACTAAAGGTACCAGATGATTTATGTCGATTCAAAGAAATGCCGATGAGAGTATGCTATGCAGAAGGTGCAGAGTCTATTGGCCCAGAAAAGGATGGAATCTTTTTTCTGGAGTCCATAGAGACAGAATCAGAGAACTGTGTATGGAAGTTGGCAGATGTGAGAGAAAATAGGGACCCTGAAAGTAAAGGTAGACCTTTAAGCCGTAAAAGAAGAGATTGGAGACTAAAATTGCCATTCAAAATGCATAGACAAATAACTTTGTATCTTGAATTCTGA
- the LOC110632932 gene encoding protein SPIRAL1-like 1 — translation MGRGVSSGGGQSSLGYLFGSGEAPKPSTNGAQPAPDDVQAVNNVPPSKPAVAPQPVDASKQIPAGINSSSANNYMRADGQNAGNFITDRPSTKVHAAPGGGSSLGYLFGDGSK, via the exons ATGGGTCGTGGAGTTAGCAGTGGTGGGGGCCAAAGTTCATTGGGTTATCTGTTTGGGAGTGGAGAAGCTCCAAAGCCTTCCACAAATGGTGCTCAACCTGCTCCAGATGATGTCCAGGCAGTGAATAATGTGCCTCCCTCCAAACCTGCTGTTGCTCCTCAGCCAGTAGATGCCAGCAAGCAGATTCCTGCTGGTATTAATAGTTCTTCTGCAAACAACTATATGCGGGCAGATGGCCAAAATGCTGGAAACTTCATCACG GATCGACCTTCAACCAAAGTCCATGCTGCCCCTGGTGGTGGATCTTCTCTGGGATACCTCTTTGGTGATGGTAGTAAGTGA